From a single Helicoverpa armigera isolate CAAS_96S chromosome 7, ASM3070526v1, whole genome shotgun sequence genomic region:
- the LOC110377879 gene encoding protein takeout produces MKGGFVIVCVAVWVAECSGSFITPCREEDLPCLKASAQEAVPILAAGIPSMGIATLDPMHVDRVKTMQAGLLMDFRNTSVTGLKHCKVLMLKRHGPLTNLDLKCSVTMVGDYTLGGKLLIMPINGDGRYAIKIRDIVVKIQFHIGQKTRDGDQYWVVESWKHTSEVEKGVHFRFKNLFNGNQELSDAVHNFANSNWRDIFHEVAPPIVKAIVSKIVSESTKLFDKVPIKELVIE; encoded by the exons GCTCCTTCATCACACCATGCCGTGAAGAAGACTTACCCTGTCTAAAGGCATCAGCACAGGAAGCAGTTCCGATCCTCGCTGCCGGTATACCCAGCATGGGTATCGCGACCCTGGACCCAATGCATGTGGATCGCGTGAAGACCATGCAAGCTGGACTGCTCATGGACTTTAGGAACACGTCGGTGACAGGATTGAAGCACTGCAAGGTTCTGATGTTAAA ACGACATGGTCCTTTAACGAACTTGGACCTGAAGTGCTCGGTAACGATGGTGGGCGACTACACTCTCGGCGGCAAGCTGCTCATCATGCCCATCAACGGAGACGGCAGATACGCCATCAAGATCC GTGACATCGTAGTGAAGATCCAGTTTCACATTGGTCAGAAGACGAGGGACGGAGACCAGTACTGGGTAGTGGAGAGCTGGAAGCACACCTCAGAGGTCGAGAAGGGAGTCCACTTCAGGTTCAAGAACCTGTTCAATGGAAATCAGGAGCTTT CTGATGCAGTCCACAACTTCGCGAACAGCAACTGGCGTGACATCTTCCACGAGGTGGCGCCCCCTATCGTGAAGGCCATCGTCTCCAAGATCGTTAGCGAGTCTACTAAACTCTTCGACAAAGTCCCCATCAAGGAGCTCGTTATAGAATAG